Proteins from a single region of Streptomyces sp. TN58:
- a CDS encoding DUF397 domain-containing protein, protein METNQHLTGAKWRKSSYSGDTGGQCVECAPLGSLTWQKASYSGDTGGDCVEVAAQLCLVAVRDSKNAEGPVFTVRPAAFAAFVKAVSV, encoded by the coding sequence ATGGAGACCAACCAGCACCTGACGGGCGCGAAGTGGCGTAAGTCCTCGTACAGCGGTGACACCGGCGGTCAGTGCGTCGAGTGCGCCCCGCTCGGGTCCCTGACCTGGCAGAAGGCCTCGTACAGCGGTGACACCGGCGGCGATTGCGTCGAAGTCGCCGCGCAGCTCTGCCTCGTCGCCGTGCGGGACTCCAAGAATGCGGAAGGGCCCGTCTTCACCGTCCGACCCGCCGCGTTCGCCGCGTTCGTGAAGGCCGTCTCTGTATGA
- a CDS encoding helix-turn-helix domain-containing protein yields MVGVRDLDPSASPLDYYGSELRRLREDAGLNQAQLGSIVFCTGSLIGQVETTRRVPTRDFSERVDAALGTGGVFSRLVGLVLRHQLPTWFQAYAEMEARAAYISSFQAQLVDGLLQTEAYARSVLAAWSEENLDAKVAARMERQRILDRENPPLSWAVLSEAVLHQEIGGREVMREQLAHLLAMQRRRWVQVQILPFEAGAHAGQMGSFTLLRLEDEHDLVYTEDFVQGHMTANPQALREGSLRYDHLQAAALSLEDSAALIARVLEERYGDQPAPDGREVA; encoded by the coding sequence ATGGTCGGCGTGCGCGATCTCGATCCCAGCGCCTCACCGCTGGACTACTACGGCTCCGAACTGCGCCGCCTGAGAGAGGACGCGGGCCTCAACCAGGCGCAGCTCGGCAGCATCGTCTTCTGCACGGGCTCGTTGATCGGCCAGGTCGAGACCACGCGGAGGGTCCCGACGCGGGACTTCTCGGAACGGGTGGACGCGGCGCTGGGGACGGGCGGGGTCTTCTCCCGCCTGGTGGGGCTGGTGCTGCGGCATCAGTTGCCGACGTGGTTCCAGGCGTACGCGGAGATGGAGGCGCGGGCGGCGTACATCTCCTCCTTCCAGGCGCAGTTGGTAGACGGCTTGCTGCAGACCGAGGCTTACGCGCGGTCGGTGCTCGCGGCGTGGAGCGAGGAGAACCTCGACGCGAAGGTGGCGGCCCGGATGGAACGGCAACGGATCCTGGACCGCGAAAACCCGCCACTGAGCTGGGCGGTGCTGAGTGAGGCTGTGCTGCACCAGGAGATCGGTGGTCGCGAGGTCATGAGGGAACAGCTTGCGCACTTGCTGGCCATGCAGAGGCGACGGTGGGTGCAGGTGCAGATCCTTCCGTTCGAGGCGGGTGCTCACGCGGGGCAGATGGGCTCGTTCACGCTCCTGCGACTCGAAGACGAGCATGACCTCGTCTATACCGAGGACTTCGTGCAGGGCCATATGACGGCCAATCCGCAAGCTCTCAGGGAGGGTTCGCTCCGATACGATCATTTGCAGGCCGCTGCGCTCTCCCTGGAGGACTCGGCGGCGCTGATCGCCCGCGTATTGGAGGAGCGCTATGGAGACCAACCAGCACCTGACGGGCGCGAAGTGGCGTAA
- a CDS encoding class I SAM-dependent methyltransferase, whose translation MATPKPETLAAFETAKGFMPVREGLALYEAAAAAGALGLPLLEVGTYCGRSTILLADAAREAGVAAITVDHHRGSEEQQPGWEYHDPTVVDPEIGLMDTLPTFRRTLHRAGLEEHVIAIVGRSPQVAATWGGKLGFVFIDGGHTDEHATGDYEGWAPHVAEGGTLVIHDVFPDPADGGQAPYRIYLRALASGAFEEVSVTDSLRVLRRTGPGI comes from the coding sequence ATGGCCACGCCCAAGCCGGAGACCCTTGCCGCCTTCGAGACGGCCAAGGGGTTCATGCCCGTACGGGAGGGCCTCGCCCTGTACGAGGCGGCCGCCGCGGCGGGGGCGCTCGGGCTGCCGCTGCTGGAGGTCGGCACGTACTGCGGGCGCTCGACGATCCTGCTGGCCGACGCCGCCCGCGAGGCCGGGGTGGCCGCGATCACCGTGGACCACCACCGGGGCAGCGAGGAACAGCAGCCTGGCTGGGAGTACCACGACCCGACGGTGGTGGACCCGGAGATCGGCCTGATGGACACCCTCCCCACGTTCCGCCGGACCCTGCACCGGGCCGGTCTGGAGGAGCACGTGATCGCGATCGTGGGGCGGTCCCCGCAGGTCGCGGCCACCTGGGGCGGCAAGCTCGGCTTCGTCTTCATCGACGGCGGCCACACCGACGAGCACGCCACCGGCGACTACGAGGGCTGGGCGCCGCACGTCGCGGAGGGCGGCACGCTCGTCATCCACGACGTGTTCCCGGACCCGGCGGACGGCGGGCAGGCCCCGTACCGGATCTACCTGCGCGCCCTCGCCTCGGGCGCCTTCGAGGAGGTCTCGGTCACCGACTCGCTGCGCGTGCTGCGCC
- a CDS encoding serine/threonine-protein kinase yields MEQVEPGGPTRVGPFEVVGVLGRGGMGRVLLGAGPDGRLVAVKQVLAQFADDEGFRARFRREVTASRKVSGAYTAAVIDADPDAPTPWLASVFVPGPSLGAVVKAVGVLPEEVVRRLAAGLTSALAEIHRAGLVHRDLKPDNVLLAEDGVRVIDLGIARATEGEAEGETGLTRTGWVAGSPAYMSPEQAEGHVLTPASDVFSLGSVLVMALTGRSPFAGTSTLKTLYDVVHTEPDLAGVPAGLRDLVARCLAKDPAARPSPAELRELIGPVTPAGRQWPSAVYGMLAAQRAQIDGLLAGRPVGVDPEPKPAPVPEAEPPAAPAHGTPAPAPKVPPSPAVPPQDTRPGGPRRPRRRRVTALVAAGVLLVAGTGTALYVRDRMNAPIAYTSVPSCREARERLPLDLRSSSADTLSGTADGVQTTCGGGGGTAASPTATVRWDLSLGGSAETDMVTRRRHFQSEAAGQRSASRIGFGTEAYWQSSGGDWTCVLAVREGNLSVRVSLRATPYAKGACETKAKEAARAALKAASH; encoded by the coding sequence ATGGAGCAGGTGGAGCCGGGGGGCCCGACGCGGGTGGGGCCGTTCGAGGTCGTCGGTGTGCTCGGGCGGGGCGGGATGGGCCGGGTGCTGTTGGGGGCCGGGCCGGACGGGCGGCTCGTCGCCGTCAAGCAGGTACTCGCCCAGTTCGCTGACGACGAGGGCTTCCGGGCCCGTTTCCGCCGTGAGGTCACCGCCTCGCGCAAGGTGTCCGGTGCGTACACGGCGGCCGTGATCGACGCCGACCCGGACGCCCCGACGCCCTGGCTGGCCTCGGTCTTCGTCCCCGGCCCCTCCCTCGGCGCCGTGGTCAAAGCGGTCGGGGTGCTGCCCGAGGAGGTCGTACGCCGCCTCGCCGCCGGTCTGACGTCGGCGCTGGCCGAGATCCACCGGGCCGGGCTCGTGCACCGCGATCTGAAGCCCGACAACGTGCTTCTCGCCGAGGACGGCGTACGCGTCATCGACCTCGGTATCGCCCGGGCCACCGAGGGTGAGGCGGAGGGCGAGACCGGGCTGACGCGTACGGGGTGGGTCGCCGGATCGCCGGCGTACATGTCGCCCGAGCAGGCCGAGGGCCATGTGCTCACGCCCGCGAGCGACGTCTTCTCCCTCGGCTCCGTGCTGGTCATGGCGCTGACCGGCCGCAGCCCCTTCGCCGGGACCTCCACCCTCAAGACGCTGTACGACGTCGTGCACACCGAACCGGACCTCGCCGGGGTCCCGGCCGGGCTGCGCGACCTCGTCGCGCGCTGCCTGGCCAAGGACCCGGCGGCCAGGCCGTCCCCGGCGGAGCTGCGCGAGCTGATCGGCCCGGTGACCCCGGCGGGCCGGCAGTGGCCGTCGGCCGTGTACGGGATGCTCGCCGCGCAGCGGGCGCAGATCGACGGCCTGCTGGCCGGCCGTCCGGTAGGCGTCGACCCGGAGCCCAAGCCCGCCCCCGTGCCCGAGGCTGAGCCGCCTGCTGCTCCCGCGCACGGCACGCCGGCGCCCGCTCCGAAGGTGCCGCCGTCACCGGCCGTGCCGCCGCAGGACACCCGTCCCGGCGGTCCGCGGCGCCCACGGCGGCGCAGGGTCACCGCGCTGGTCGCGGCGGGCGTTCTCCTCGTGGCAGGCACCGGCACCGCCCTGTACGTACGCGACCGCATGAACGCCCCCATCGCCTACACGTCCGTCCCCAGCTGCCGGGAGGCGCGCGAGAGGCTGCCGCTGGACCTGCGGTCGTCGAGCGCGGACACGTTGTCCGGGACGGCCGACGGCGTCCAGACGACGTGCGGCGGCGGGGGTGGTACAGCTGCCTCGCCGACCGCGACGGTCCGTTGGGACCTGAGCCTCGGCGGGAGCGCGGAGACCGACATGGTCACGCGGAGGCGGCACTTCCAGTCGGAGGCGGCCGGTCAGCGCTCCGCGTCCCGCATCGGTTTCGGCACCGAGGCCTACTGGCAGTCCTCCGGCGGCGACTGGACCTGCGTCCTCGCCGTACGGGAGGGCAACCTCTCGGTCCGGGTGAGCCTCAGGGCGACGCCGTACGCCAAGGGTGCCTGCGAGACGAAGGCGAAGGAAGCCGCCCGCGCCGCGCTCAAGGCCGCGTCGCACTGA
- a CDS encoding serine/threonine-protein kinase: protein MGELIENRYALEELLGRGGFGEVWRAGDNRVGRQVAVKIGYPQTSEETRRFEREASLAGNLAHPGIATIHDFGRVERHGRDAVFLVMELLGGLTLADVLADGVPPLTDALEWARQIADALGAAHAAGIVHRDVKPANVMVTESGAVKVLDFGIAKAWSGAGARAGAGAATDLTGTGMVIGSFPYMAPERWTGGSNGVPVDGRADLYALGCVLMELLTGDRPFTAREMHELLAQHLTAEPPSPSSLRAGLPTALDTLVRDLLAKDPRQRPSEAAEVSRRLADVARGVGSAPSAAASFPPPPAYAPTVHTAADDAVRRMLERRLTQVLEDSPADVVERLAMLVDDLTDELGAQDALTVRAAYHRAVRVRRQSTTDLERILPRLVRVLGLEHPDTITARATCVGEAAAFGPGDGRRHEEELRELIGQAGRVFGAHGVVTLTARYHLASAMHRGARDRDGQWDARTRERAESERAWLGPLLPDLEWALTADSPVLLDVRRRLAHDAWLVGDFAGAAQLYWRLFPDLAELAEYGDPEVAHRVLRSIGEAGDPVSALAHMDLLLHRLPFFSGGQRLAQEVSDTRAAFRRDVRERRRADGSGGAGGGLSRLFGR from the coding sequence GTGGGGGAACTGATCGAAAACCGGTACGCACTGGAGGAGTTGCTCGGGCGGGGCGGCTTCGGGGAAGTGTGGCGGGCCGGGGACAACCGCGTGGGGCGGCAGGTCGCCGTCAAGATCGGCTATCCGCAGACGTCCGAGGAGACCCGCCGCTTCGAGCGGGAGGCCAGCCTCGCCGGAAACCTCGCCCACCCCGGCATCGCCACCATTCACGACTTCGGCCGTGTCGAACGCCACGGGCGCGATGCGGTCTTCCTCGTGATGGAGCTGCTGGGAGGCCTCACCCTCGCCGATGTCCTCGCCGACGGTGTGCCACCCCTCACGGACGCCCTGGAGTGGGCCCGGCAAATCGCGGACGCGCTCGGCGCCGCCCACGCAGCCGGAATCGTCCACCGGGACGTCAAGCCCGCCAACGTGATGGTCACCGAGAGCGGTGCTGTGAAGGTCCTCGACTTCGGGATCGCCAAGGCCTGGTCTGGGGCGGGGGCCCGGGCCGGAGCCGGGGCTGCCACGGATCTGACCGGCACCGGCATGGTCATCGGCTCGTTCCCGTACATGGCCCCCGAGCGCTGGACCGGCGGGTCGAATGGAGTTCCGGTCGACGGCCGAGCCGACCTGTACGCGCTGGGCTGCGTCCTGATGGAACTCCTCACCGGAGACCGGCCGTTCACCGCCCGCGAGATGCACGAACTGCTCGCTCAGCACCTCACCGCCGAGCCGCCCTCGCCGAGTTCGCTGCGGGCGGGGCTGCCGACCGCGCTGGACACCCTCGTACGGGACCTGCTCGCGAAGGACCCTCGCCAGCGGCCCTCGGAGGCGGCGGAGGTCTCGCGCCGCCTCGCCGACGTCGCCCGCGGGGTGGGCTCCGCCCCGTCGGCGGCCGCGTCGTTCCCGCCTCCGCCTGCGTACGCCCCCACCGTGCACACCGCCGCCGACGACGCGGTCCGCCGGATGCTGGAGCGTCGGCTGACGCAGGTGTTGGAGGACTCCCCGGCCGATGTCGTCGAACGGCTCGCCATGCTGGTCGACGATCTCACCGACGAACTGGGCGCACAGGACGCGCTCACGGTCCGCGCCGCCTATCACCGTGCGGTGCGGGTTCGCCGGCAGTCCACGACCGACCTGGAACGCATCCTGCCGCGCTTGGTGCGGGTGCTGGGCCTGGAGCATCCGGACACGATCACCGCCCGCGCCACCTGCGTCGGCGAAGCCGCCGCGTTCGGGCCCGGTGACGGCCGCCGCCACGAGGAGGAGCTGCGCGAGCTCATCGGGCAGGCCGGGCGGGTGTTCGGCGCCCACGGCGTCGTCACGCTGACCGCCCGGTACCACCTGGCCTCGGCCATGCATCGGGGCGCCCGCGACCGCGACGGCCAGTGGGACGCGCGCACGCGGGAGCGGGCGGAGAGCGAACGGGCATGGCTGGGGCCGCTGCTGCCCGACCTGGAGTGGGCGCTGACCGCCGACAGCCCCGTCCTGCTCGACGTCCGGCGCCGGCTGGCCCACGATGCCTGGCTGGTCGGCGACTTCGCGGGGGCCGCGCAGCTGTACTGGCGACTCTTCCCCGACCTGGCGGAACTGGCCGAGTACGGCGATCCCGAGGTGGCCCACCGCGTCCTGCGCAGTATCGGTGAGGCGGGGGATCCCGTGAGTGCGCTCGCGCACATGGACCTGCTGCTGCACCGGCTGCCCTTCTTCAGCGGCGGCCAGCGGCTGGCACAGGAGGTCTCCGATACCCGCGCCGCCTTCCGGCGGGATGTACGGGAGCGCCGGCGCGCGGACGGCTCCGGTGGGGCGGGCGGCGGCCTGTCCCGGCTGTTCGGCCGCTGA
- a CDS encoding acyl-CoA dehydrogenase has protein sequence MGIGITQEQRELAEAVRGWVARVSPPEEVRKLLDSPPRTGVRPGYWDALTASGLLEPHLEGGTLLDLAVVVEEAARGALPGAYLPSALASVLLDRAGAEPLAGRVGAVALGPGTLTAVATEGGGHLLDGLAPPVLGAGEADLVLLAAEAAHGTRWFAVDAAALDIRTHESADPTRPTAEVRARGAVVPAGRLLELDVVLVRDLACTLFAADACGTAAWALHTAAEYAKVREQFGRPIGRFQGVKHLCADMLVRLEQARALAWDAARAMDEPPDVRSLVAALAAGTALDAAYSCAKDCIQILGGIGFTWEHDAHIHLRRAIVARQLLGPGDGHRLRAVRCAAGGARRGLRVELPARAEEYRAKARAAIEDARGLDPAAARRILAPTGYAAPHLPPPYGLGAGPVEQLVVQQELAAAGVTLCDLGIATWIVPSLLAYGTRAQRDTYVLPTLRGEITWCQLFSEPGAGSDLASLRTRAERRADGSWIVNGQKVWTSSAHSADFGILLARTDPDAPKHKGLGYFVVDMKNTPGIDVRPLKEITGEALFNEVYLDDVELPADALVGTADGGWQVARNTLGNERVHMADRMTFDTGLEALLARAADLDGAHRVRLGALAAEAHALACIGLRTTLQQVSGLEPGAGASVRKLVQTPHQQRTAELALELLGPAGAVREGAGERAVHGMLMSRCLTIAGGTTQVQLNVVAERILGLPRD, from the coding sequence ATGGGCATCGGAATCACGCAGGAGCAGCGGGAGTTGGCCGAGGCCGTGCGCGGCTGGGTGGCGCGGGTCTCGCCCCCCGAAGAGGTGCGCAAGCTGCTCGACTCCCCGCCGCGGACCGGGGTGCGGCCCGGGTACTGGGACGCGCTGACCGCGTCGGGGCTCCTGGAGCCGCACCTGGAGGGCGGGACCCTCCTCGATCTGGCCGTCGTCGTCGAGGAGGCTGCCCGGGGGGCGCTGCCCGGCGCGTACCTGCCGAGCGCGCTGGCCTCCGTACTGCTGGACCGGGCCGGGGCCGAGCCGCTGGCGGGGCGGGTCGGGGCGGTCGCCCTCGGGCCCGGGACCCTGACCGCCGTGGCCACCGAGGGCGGCGGGCACCTGCTGGACGGGCTCGCGCCGCCCGTCCTCGGCGCAGGCGAGGCCGACCTCGTGCTGCTCGCCGCCGAGGCCGCGCACGGGACCCGCTGGTTCGCCGTGGACGCCGCCGCGCTGGACATCCGTACGCACGAGAGCGCCGACCCGACCCGCCCCACCGCCGAGGTACGGGCGCGCGGTGCGGTCGTCCCCGCCGGGCGGCTGCTGGAGCTCGACGTGGTGCTCGTACGCGACCTCGCCTGTACGCTGTTCGCCGCCGACGCCTGCGGTACCGCCGCCTGGGCGCTGCACACGGCCGCCGAGTACGCCAAGGTGCGCGAGCAGTTCGGCCGGCCCATCGGGCGGTTCCAGGGCGTCAAGCACCTCTGTGCCGACATGCTCGTACGGCTGGAACAGGCCCGGGCGCTGGCCTGGGACGCCGCCCGGGCCATGGACGAGCCCCCCGACGTGCGCTCGCTCGTGGCGGCCCTGGCCGCCGGGACCGCCCTGGACGCCGCGTACTCCTGCGCCAAGGACTGCATCCAGATCCTCGGCGGGATCGGCTTCACCTGGGAGCACGACGCGCACATCCACCTGCGGCGGGCGATCGTCGCCCGCCAGCTGCTCGGACCCGGCGACGGCCACCGCTTACGGGCCGTGCGGTGCGCGGCGGGCGGGGCGCGGCGCGGGCTGCGTGTGGAGCTGCCGGCTCGGGCCGAGGAGTACCGCGCGAAGGCCCGGGCCGCCATCGAGGACGCGCGCGGACTCGACCCGGCCGCCGCCCGGCGGATCCTGGCCCCCACCGGCTACGCCGCCCCCCACCTGCCGCCGCCCTACGGACTCGGCGCCGGGCCCGTCGAACAGCTCGTCGTCCAGCAGGAACTCGCGGCCGCCGGGGTCACGCTCTGCGACCTGGGCATCGCCACCTGGATCGTGCCCTCCCTGCTGGCCTACGGGACGCGGGCGCAGCGCGACACCTACGTGCTCCCCACCCTGCGAGGCGAGATCACCTGGTGCCAGCTCTTCTCCGAACCGGGCGCCGGTTCCGACCTGGCCTCGCTGCGGACGCGGGCGGAGCGGCGGGCGGACGGCTCCTGGATCGTCAACGGGCAGAAGGTGTGGACGAGTTCCGCGCACAGCGCCGACTTCGGGATCCTGCTCGCCCGCACCGACCCGGACGCGCCCAAGCACAAGGGGCTCGGCTACTTCGTCGTCGACATGAAGAACACCCCCGGCATCGACGTCCGGCCGCTGAAGGAGATCACGGGGGAGGCCCTGTTCAACGAGGTGTACCTCGACGACGTCGAACTCCCGGCGGACGCACTGGTCGGCACGGCAGACGGCGGCTGGCAGGTGGCCCGCAACACCCTCGGCAACGAACGCGTGCACATGGCCGACCGGATGACCTTCGACACCGGCCTGGAGGCGCTGCTCGCGCGCGCCGCCGACCTTGACGGCGCCCACCGGGTGCGATTGGGCGCGCTGGCCGCCGAGGCGCACGCCCTGGCCTGCATCGGGCTGCGCACCACGCTCCAGCAGGTGTCGGGGCTGGAGCCGGGCGCGGGTGCGTCCGTACGCAAACTCGTCCAGACCCCGCACCAGCAGCGGACCGCCGAGCTGGCGCTCGAACTGCTGGGGCCGGCGGGCGCGGTGCGGGAGGGGGCGGGGGAGCGGGCGGTGCACGGGATGCTCATGTCCCGCTGCCTGACCATCGCCGGGGGCACCACGCAGGTCCAGCTCAACGTCGTCGCCGAGCGGATTCTCGGCCTCCCGAGGGACTGA